One Streptomyces dangxiongensis genomic window, CCCTACTGCGGCGACGAGGACCTGCGTCCCAGCGACGAGGGCCACGGCGCCTGGGAATGCGGCGCGTGCAACCGCGCATTCCGGCTGAAGTTCCTCGGGCTGCTGACCCGGGGGCTCCAGCGAGCCGACCACGAAGGGGACGAGCGCATATGACGACGGCTCAGGAAGGCCGTACGGACGAGGACTCGAAGGCGCTGGCCGAGCGGGCGGGCCGGGATCTGGAGGACGCCAGCGCACTGGAGATCCTCCGGTGGGCGGTGGACACCTTCGGCAGAGGATTCTGCGTCACCTCCTCCATGGAGGACGCCGTGGTCGCCCATCTCGCCTCGCGCGTGCTGAAGGGCGTGGACGTCGTCTTCCTCGACACCGGCTACCACTTCCCGGAGACCATCGGCACCCGGGACGCCGTGGAGGCCGTGATGGACGTCAACGTCATCACCCTCACGCCGAAGCAGACGGTCGCCGAGCAGGACGCGGAGTACGGCGCGAGACTGCACGACCGCGACCCCGACCTGTGCTGCGCCCTGCGCAAGGTGCGGCCCCTCGAAGCGGGTCTCAGGAACTACCGGGCGTGGGCGACCGGCCTGCGCCGCGACGAGTCCCCGACCCGGGCGAACACCCCGGTCGTCGGCTGGGACGAGAAGCGGCGCAAGGTCAAGGTCTCGCCGATCGCCCGCTGGACCCAGGACGACGTGGACGCGTACATCGCCGAACACGGCGTGCTCGCCAATCCGTTGCTGATGGACGGCTACGCGTCCATCGGCTGCGCCCCGTGCACCCGCAGGGTCCTGGAGGGCGAGGACGCGCGCGCCGGCCGCTGGGCGGGCCGCGGCAAGACCGAGTGCGGACTGCACGGATGACGAACGACCAGATTCAGGAGACCCACGTGACGACCGGAGCCACCGTCTGGCTCACGGGCCTGCCGAGCGCCGGCAAGACCACCATCGCGTACGAGCTGGCCGGCCGGCTGCGCGCCGACGGCCGGCGCGTCGAGGTGCTCGACGGCGACGAGATCCGCGAGTTCATCTCGGCGGGCCTCGGCTTCTCCCGGGAGGACCGGCACACCAATGTGCAGCGCATCGGCTTCGTCGCCGAACTGCTCGCCCGCAACGGCGTCACGGCGCTGGTGCCGGTGATCGCGCCGTACGCGGACAGCCGGGACGCGGTGCGCAAGCGGCACGAGGAGAACGGGACGCCGTACCTGGAGATCCATGTGGCGACCCCGGTCGAGGTGTGCAGCGAGCGCGATGTGAAGGGGCTGTACGCCAAGCAGGCCGCGGGCGAGCTGACCGGGCTGACCGGTGTGGACGACCCGTACGAGGAGCCGGTCGGACCCGACCTGCGGATCGAGTCGCAGCACCAGACGGTGCAGGAGTCCGCGGCGTCGGTGTACGCGCTGCTGAGCGAGAGGGGATGGGCATGACCGCGGTCGTCACGGTGGAGGAGGGCACGCACAGCCCGTACGCCCTGTCGCATCTGGACGCCCTCGAGTCCGAGGCCGTGCACATCTTCCGTGAGGTGGCGGGCGAGTTCGAGAACCCGGTGATCCTGTTCTCCGGCGGCAAGGACTCCATCGTCATGCTGCACCTGGCGCTGAAGGCGTTCGCCCCGGCCCCGGTCCCGTTCTCCCTGCTCCATGTGGATACCGGACACAACTTCGCGGAAGTCCTCGAATACCGGGACCGTGTGGTCGCCGCACATGGGCTGCGCCTCCATGTGGCCTCCGTCCAGGACTACATCGACCGTGGTGTGCTCAAGGAACGGCCCGACGGCACCCGCAATCCGCTCCAGACCCTTCCCCTCACCGAGAGGATCCAGAGCGAGCGGTTCGACGCCGTGTTCGGCGGCGGACGCCGGGACGAGGAGAAGGCCCGCGCCAAGGAGCGCGTCTTCTCCCTGCGCGACGAGTTCTCCCAGTGGGACCCCCGCCGCCAGCGCCCCGAGCTGTGGAACCTGTACAACGGCCGGCACGCCCCCGGCGAACACGTCCGGGTGTTCCCGCTGTCGAACTGGACCGAGCTGGACGTCTGGCAGTACATCGCCCGGGAGGGCATCGAGCTGCCGCAGATCTACTTCGCGCACCGGCGCGAGGTTTTCCGGCGCGGCGGCATGTGGCTGACGGCGGGCGAGTGGGGCGGCCCGAAGGACGCCGAGACCGTCGAGCTGCGGCAGGTGCGCTACCGCACCGTCGGTGACATGTCGTGCACCGGCGCCGTCGACTCCGACGCCACCACGCTGGATGACGTGATCGCCGAGATCGCCGCCTCCCGGCTCACCGAGCGGGGCGCGACCCGCGCCGACGACAAGCTGTCCGAGGCCGCGATGGAAGACCGCAAGCGCGAGGGGTACTTCTAACGATGAGCACGACCACGACCGAGGTCCTCCCGGAGACCACCCTGCTGCGGTTCGCCACGGCCGGTTCCGTGGACGACGGCAAGTCCACGCTCGTCGGACGGCTGCTGCACGACTCCAAGTCGGTCCTCACCGACCAGCTTGAAGCCGTGGAACGCGTCTCCGCGAGCCGGGGCCAGGAGGGCCCGGACCTCGCGCTGCTCACCGACGGCCTGCGCGCCGAGCGGGAGCAGGGCATCACCATCGACGTCGCCTACCGTTACTTCGCGACCCCGCGCCGCCGGTTCATCCTGGCCGACACGCCGGGCCATGTGCAGTACACCCGCAACATGGTCACGGGTGCCTCCACCGCCGAGCTGACGGTGGTCCTGGTCGACGCCCGCAACGGCGTGGTCGAACAGACCCGCCGGCACGCGGCCATCGCCGCCCTGCTCCGGGTCCCGCACGTCGTCCTGGCCGTGAACAAGATGGACCTCGTCGGGTACGCGGAGCCGGTGTTCGCCGCGATCGCCGAGGAGTTCACGGCGTACGCGACCGAGCTGGGCGTCCCCGAGGTCACCGCCGTCCCGATCTCGGCGCTCGCCGGGGACAACGTGGTGGAGCCGTCGGCGAACATGGACTGGTACGGCGGTCCCACCGTGCTGGAGCACCTGGAGACCGTGCCGGTCAGCCACGACCTGGCGCACTGCCACGCGCGGCTGCCCGTGCAGTACGTGATCCGGCCGCAGTCCGCCGAGCACCGGGACTACCGGGGGTACGCGGGCCAGATCGCGGCCGGCACCTTCCGGGTCGGCGAGGACGTCACGGTCCTGCCGTCCGGCCGGACCACACGGATCGCCGGGATCGACCTGCTGGGCGAGCCGGTCGACGCGGCCTGGACGACGCAGTCGGTGACGGTCCTGCTGGAGGACGACATCGACGTCTCGCGCGGCGACCTGATCGTCCCGACCGAGGACGCCCCGGCCACCACGCAGGACGTGGAGGCGACCGTCTGCCACGTCGCCGACGCCCCGCTGACCGTCGGCCACCGGGTGCTGCTCAAGCACGGCACCCGCACGGTCAAGGCGGTCGTGAAGGACATCCCGTCCCGGCTCACCCTCGACGACCTGTCCCTGCACCCGCACCCGGGGCAGCTCGTCGCCAACGACATCGGCCGGGTGAAGATCCGTACCGCAGAGCCGCTGCCGGTGGACTCCTACGCCGACTCGCGCCGCACGGGCTCCTTCATCCTGATCGACCCCGCCGACGGCACCACGCTCACCGCGGGCATGGTCGGCGAGTCGTTCGCGTCCCCCGAACCGGTCAAGGACGAGACCGACGACGGGTGGGAATTCTGACCATGACGACGACCGATTTCTACTCGACGTTCGCGAAGGAGGGCGGCCGCGTCGGCAGCGGCGCCCTCGGCAGCGGGCAGGGCGGGGTCGCCCGATGTGTGTGATGACGTACGCGCACCGCCTGCGCGCCCGCACCCCCCACCGCCGTAGACGAAGACCTGCCGATTTCCCGGCCACGACCTGAGAGACCGTGACCGCCGGGCCTCCGAGAGGAACACCTCCCGTGCCTGCAACGAACGTCTTCCGCCGCAGCCTCGCGGTGATAGCCGCGCTTCCCCTCCTCACCCTCGCCGCCTGCGGTTACGGTTCCGAGGCCAAGGACGACAACACCGCCAAGATCGCCGCCGGGGCCAAGAAGACCGACGGTCTCGACACCGTCAGGATCGGCTACTTCGGCAACCTGACGCACGCGACCGCGCTGGTCGGCGTGCAGAAGGGCTTCTTCCAGAAGGAACTGGGCGCCACCGAGGTCAAGCCCGCGATCTTCAACGCCGGCCCCTCCGAGATCGAGGCGCTCAACTCCGGCTCCATCGACATCGGCTGGATCGGCCCCTCCCCGGCCATCAACGGCTACACCAAGTCCGGCGGACAGAGCCTGAAGATCGTCGGCGGTTCGGCGTCCGGCGGTGTGAAGTTGGTCGTGAACCCGAAGAAGATCAAGTCCCTGAAGGACGTCAAGGGCAAGAAGATCGCCACCCCGCAGCTCGGCAACACGCAGGACGTGGCGTTCCTCAACTGGGCGGCGGACCAGGGCTGGAAGGTCGACGCGCAGAGCGGCACGGGTGACGTCACCGTCGTCCGTACCGACAACAAGATCACTCCGGACGCCTACGCGTCCGGTTCGATCGACGGTGCCTGGGTGCCGGAACCGACCGCGTCCAAGCTGGTCGCCGAGGGCGCCAAGGTGCTGCTGGACGAGTCGGCGCTGTGGCCCGACAAGAGGTTCGTGATCACGAACATCATCGTGCGGCAGGGCTTCCTCAAGGACCACCCGAAGGCGGTCGAAGCCGTACTGAAGGCCGCGGTCGAGACCAACAAGTGGATCAACGCCAACCCCGACGCGGCGAAGGCGGCGGCGAACAAGCGGCTGGAGACGGACTCCGGCAAGGCACTGCCGGCGAAGGTCCTCGACCCCGCCTGGAAGTCCATCCAGTTCACCGATGACCCGCTGGCCGCCACCCTCGGCACCGAGGCGGCGCACGCGGTCAGGGCCGGCCTGCTGGAGAAGCCCGACCTCAAGGGGATCTACGACCTGACGATCCTCAACAAGGTCCTCAAGGCCGCCGGCCGGAGCCCGGTCGACGCGGCCGGTCTCGGCACCAACTGATCGAAGTCCCCGATGAGTTCCCAGGAGGTGACGACCATGGCCACGACCCTCGCCAAGGCCGACGAGACCGTTGACTTCGCGGCACGCCTTGAGCACGTCTCGAAGTCCTTCGCGGAACCGGGCGGGCAGCAGCTCGTGCTGGACGACATCAGCATCGATGTCGCGCCGGGCGAGTTCGTCACCCTCCTGGGGGCCTCGGGCTGCGGCAAGTCCACGCTGCTGAACCTGGTGGCGGGCCTGGACCGGCCGACCGCGGGTGCCATCGCCACGGACGGCCGCCCGGCCCTGATGTTCCAGGAGCACGCCCTCTTCCCGTGGCTGACCGCGGGCAAGAACATCGAACTCGCGCTCAAACTCCCGAGGGGTTCCCAAGCCACAGCGCAGGGACAAGGCGGAGGAGCTGCTCGAACTGGTCCGGCTGAAGGGCGCGTACGGCAAGCGTGTCCACGAGCTGTCGGGAGGTATGCGCCAGCGTGTGGCCATGGCCCGCGCACTGGCCCAGGAGAGCGGTCTGCTGCTGATGGACGAGCCGTTCGCGGCGCTGGACGCCATCACCCGGGACGTGCTGCACGACGAGTTGACCCGGATCTGGCAGCAGACCGGCCTGTCCGTGCTGTTCGTCACGCACAACGTGCGCGAGGCGGTTCGTCTGGCCCAGCGAGTGGTCCTGCTGTCCTCCCGTCCGGGCCGGATCGCGCGGGAGTGGACGGTCGACATCCCGCAGCCGCGTCGCATCGAGGACGCGCCCGTGGCGGAACTGTCCCTCGAAATCACCGAAGTCCTGCGTGGGGAGATCCGCCGCCATGGCCAGCACTGACACGACCAAGACCGTCCGGTCGGACGCCGGCAGCGTCGAGGCGGGCCTGGACGCGCTGGAGAGCAGTGTCGTCGGCCGTACGCCGCTGCGGCAGACGCTCACCGGCAAGGTCCTGCCTCCGCTCGTCGCCGTCGCCGTGATCCTCACGGCCTGGGCCCTGCTGTACCCGGTGGTCGACAACCCGACGAAGCTTCCCTCGCCGGCGGCCGTGGGTGACGCGTTCAAGGACGCCTGGCTCCGGGGCGATCTGCTCCGATACATCTGGACCAGCGTCTCGCGCGGTCTGCTGGGCTTCGCCTTCGCGGTGCTCATCGGCACCCCGCTGGGTCTGCTGGTGGCGCGGGTGAAGTTCGTGCGCGCGGCCATCGGCCCGATTCTGTCCGGCCTGCAGTCGCTGCCGTCGGTGGCGTGGGTGCCGCCGGCGGTGATCTGGCTGGGCCTGGACAACGCGATGATGTACGCGGTGATCCTGCTCGGCGCGGTCCCGTCGATCGCCAACGGCTTGGTGGCCGGCGTCGACCAGGTGTCGCCGCTGTTCCTGCGCGCCGGCCGCACGCTGGGGGCGACCGGCGTCCGGGGCATCCGGCACATCACCCTGCCGGCCGCGCTGCCCGGCTATGTGGCCGGTCTGAAGCAGGGCTGGGCCTTCTCATGGCGGTCGCTGATGGCCGCGGAGATCATCGCTAACTACCCCGACCTGGGCGTGGGCCTCGGCCAGTTGCTGGAGAACGCCCGCACCGCCGCCGACATGGCCATGGTGTTCGAGGCCATCCTGCTCATCCTGTTCGTCGGCATCGCCATCGACCTGTTGATCTTCAGTCCGCTGGAGCGGCGGGTGCTGCGCAACCGCGGCCTGCTGGTGAAGAGCTGACGTCCCGTGCGCAGTGAGCCGGTCCTCCTCGTCATCGCCCACGGCAGCCGCGATCCGCGGCATGCCGCGACCGTGCACGACCTCGTGGAGCGGGTACGGTCGCTGCGGCCGGGCCTGCGCGTGGAGACCGGCTTCCTCGACTTCAACGTGCCGTCCGCGCCCGGGGTGCTGGAGTCGCTGGCGGCGGAGGGTGTGCGGGACGTGGTGGCGCTGCCGCTGCTGCTCACCCGGGCCTTCCACGCCAAGGCCGACATCCCCGCCGTGCTGCGGGACGCACCTGCGCGGCTGCGGATCCGGCAGGCTGAGGTCCTCGGCCCGTCCCCGCTGCTGCTGGCCGCGTTGGAACGGCGGTTGTACGAGGCGGGGTTGACGCCCGCCGACAAGTCCTCGACCGGGGTCGTACTGGCCTCGGCGGGGTCCTCCGACCCCCGAGGCGATCGCGGTGATCGCCGGCATCGCGCGGGAGTGGCGGCGCACCGGCTGGTGCGCCGTGCGGCCCGCGTTCGCCTCCGCGGCCCTTCCGCGCACCGAGGACGCCGTACGGGAACTGCGTGCCCTCGGCTGCGCACGGGTCGCCGTCGCGCCGTACGTCCTGGCCCCCGGTTTCCTGCCGGACCGCATCGCACGCGGCGCGGCCGGCGCGGACGTACTGGCCGATGTGCTCGGTGCGGCGCCGGAGGTGGCGCGGGTACTGCTGGAACGGTACGACGCGGCCCGCCGCCCGGCCGTGGCGGCACTCGGCGCGTGACGACCGGCCCCGGCCGACGAGGCACCCGGCAGCACCTGACCGTCTGCTGCCGCCGGGCCGGCGGTCGTCCTGCCGCCCCGCGCGGGTGGTGCGGCCGGTGCCGGTGGAACAGCCAGGGAAGCACGCGGGAGGTTCTCCCTCGGCCTTGTCCCGGTGCCGGGGCCCGTGGCGGCGGGGCCCCGGCTGCTCACAGACCGAGGGCGTCGGTGAGCTGCTGGGTGAAGGTGAGGCTGGCGGTGCCGGCCGCCGCGCCGATGGCGACGTTCTCCAGGGCGGTGCGGATCCGGCCCCGGTTGGGCGGCAGACCGTCCTGAGCGGACTGTGCCAGCTCCCGCTGGACGACCTCGCCGTTGGTCACCAGCCGGGGGTACTCGGCGCGCAGCGCCTCGGTGAACCGGTCGGCGACGTTCATGAGGGCGGGCAGGTCCGGGGTGGCGTAGGGGGTGCGGTTCCGGCCGCGGTCACCGGGGCCGGCCGGGCCGTGGTCGGGTCCGAAGTGGTAGGTGCTCATGTCCTGTCCTCGCTTCTGGGGCGGCGGCTCGGGTCCGGGCCGCAGGAGCCGTCGAATGGCTGGGGATCGCGGCTTCGGCACGCTGCCCGCACGGCAGGACCGTCCCGTGGACGCCGAAGGTGCCGGGACGGCCGACGTTGCCGATGTCGCGGGTCCGCGCGCCGATGACGGGTGGGGTCTTGCCGATGGGGCGGGCGCCGGTGGCCTTTCGCCCACGGCAGGTCGCCGGGAACGTTCCGCACGGCCGTGGGGACGCCGAGAGGGCCGAAAACAGCCACCCGTCCGGGTGACGGGTGCGGGTTGACCGGCGTCCGGAAGCCGGCACACCGGTGGCCGGAGACGGCACGGCGAACGGCCGCGCGCGCGTCCCGGGCGCAGGACGGCGCCGGGGGCGTCGGCTCGCGGGCGGGACTCCGCCCCGGTGTGTCGCTCAATGGTGCGTCCGTCACCGTCATCCGCCCCCTCAGGCCTTCCATGCGTTTCACCCTAGGGACGCCGCGCGGGCGCTGTAGCGAGGTTCGGTGAGGCGGCCCGTCCGGGGGCGGATGTGTGCTATCGGCCGCCGCGGTCCGGCGTTCCCCTGTGACGTCGGACCGCGGTGGCTCTTTGTTCTGCGCCGGGCTCGGCGTCCGCGTCACAGAGGTGCCGGAGTCGGCGCGCGTCAGGGGCGGAAATCGGCCAACTCGCCCTGGACGCCGTGCGGGATGCGGCCGAGGTGGAGGATGCCGGTCAGCGGGGTGCCCGCGGCGGAGACGACGC contains:
- a CDS encoding phosphoadenylyl-sulfate reductase → MTTAQEGRTDEDSKALAERAGRDLEDASALEILRWAVDTFGRGFCVTSSMEDAVVAHLASRVLKGVDVVFLDTGYHFPETIGTRDAVEAVMDVNVITLTPKQTVAEQDAEYGARLHDRDPDLCCALRKVRPLEAGLRNYRAWATGLRRDESPTRANTPVVGWDEKRRKVKVSPIARWTQDDVDAYIAEHGVLANPLLMDGYASIGCAPCTRRVLEGEDARAGRWAGRGKTECGLHG
- the cysC gene encoding adenylyl-sulfate kinase, which encodes MTTGATVWLTGLPSAGKTTIAYELAGRLRADGRRVEVLDGDEIREFISAGLGFSREDRHTNVQRIGFVAELLARNGVTALVPVIAPYADSRDAVRKRHEENGTPYLEIHVATPVEVCSERDVKGLYAKQAAGELTGLTGVDDPYEEPVGPDLRIESQHQTVQESAASVYALLSERGWA
- the cysD gene encoding sulfate adenylyltransferase subunit CysD, producing the protein MTAVVTVEEGTHSPYALSHLDALESEAVHIFREVAGEFENPVILFSGGKDSIVMLHLALKAFAPAPVPFSLLHVDTGHNFAEVLEYRDRVVAAHGLRLHVASVQDYIDRGVLKERPDGTRNPLQTLPLTERIQSERFDAVFGGGRRDEEKARAKERVFSLRDEFSQWDPRRQRPELWNLYNGRHAPGEHVRVFPLSNWTELDVWQYIAREGIELPQIYFAHRREVFRRGGMWLTAGEWGGPKDAETVELRQVRYRTVGDMSCTGAVDSDATTLDDVIAEIAASRLTERGATRADDKLSEAAMEDRKREGYF
- a CDS encoding sulfate adenylyltransferase subunit 1; the protein is MSTTTTEVLPETTLLRFATAGSVDDGKSTLVGRLLHDSKSVLTDQLEAVERVSASRGQEGPDLALLTDGLRAEREQGITIDVAYRYFATPRRRFILADTPGHVQYTRNMVTGASTAELTVVLVDARNGVVEQTRRHAAIAALLRVPHVVLAVNKMDLVGYAEPVFAAIAEEFTAYATELGVPEVTAVPISALAGDNVVEPSANMDWYGGPTVLEHLETVPVSHDLAHCHARLPVQYVIRPQSAEHRDYRGYAGQIAAGTFRVGEDVTVLPSGRTTRIAGIDLLGEPVDAAWTTQSVTVLLEDDIDVSRGDLIVPTEDAPATTQDVEATVCHVADAPLTVGHRVLLKHGTRTVKAVVKDIPSRLTLDDLSLHPHPGQLVANDIGRVKIRTAEPLPVDSYADSRRTGSFILIDPADGTTLTAGMVGESFASPEPVKDETDDGWEF
- a CDS encoding ABC transporter substrate-binding protein, with the translated sequence MPATNVFRRSLAVIAALPLLTLAACGYGSEAKDDNTAKIAAGAKKTDGLDTVRIGYFGNLTHATALVGVQKGFFQKELGATEVKPAIFNAGPSEIEALNSGSIDIGWIGPSPAINGYTKSGGQSLKIVGGSASGGVKLVVNPKKIKSLKDVKGKKIATPQLGNTQDVAFLNWAADQGWKVDAQSGTGDVTVVRTDNKITPDAYASGSIDGAWVPEPTASKLVAEGAKVLLDESALWPDKRFVITNIIVRQGFLKDHPKAVEAVLKAAVETNKWINANPDAAKAAANKRLETDSGKALPAKVLDPAWKSIQFTDDPLAATLGTEAAHAVRAGLLEKPDLKGIYDLTILNKVLKAAGRSPVDAAGLGTN
- a CDS encoding ABC transporter permease, translating into MASTDTTKTVRSDAGSVEAGLDALESSVVGRTPLRQTLTGKVLPPLVAVAVILTAWALLYPVVDNPTKLPSPAAVGDAFKDAWLRGDLLRYIWTSVSRGLLGFAFAVLIGTPLGLLVARVKFVRAAIGPILSGLQSLPSVAWVPPAVIWLGLDNAMMYAVILLGAVPSIANGLVAGVDQVSPLFLRAGRTLGATGVRGIRHITLPAALPGYVAGLKQGWAFSWRSLMAAEIIANYPDLGVGLGQLLENARTAADMAMVFEAILLILFVGIAIDLLIFSPLERRVLRNRGLLVKS